A single genomic interval of Salinarchaeum sp. IM2453 harbors:
- a CDS encoding DUF4040 domain-containing protein, producing the protein MIDALMDALQSAPAIEITLALFVLITAVVTVFLRDVLSVIIVFAAYSLGMAVFYALLLAPDVAMTEAAIGAGVTSILLLLTIAKTSRPVSKSLFESVNIPAAIVMGAFLIVMLVTIVEFPSVGTDQVQSAWGNPAVTQYYIENAYSDTGVENAVTAVLAGYRGFDTFGEAVVVFAAGVAALIVLRSEVFTRE; encoded by the coding sequence ATGATTGATGCACTCATGGATGCATTACAGTCAGCTCCCGCCATCGAGATTACACTTGCCTTGTTTGTCCTAATCACCGCAGTTGTGACTGTTTTTCTGCGCGATGTCCTATCTGTCATCATCGTCTTTGCGGCGTATAGCCTCGGCATGGCAGTGTTCTATGCACTGTTACTTGCTCCGGATGTTGCGATGACAGAAGCAGCAATTGGCGCTGGAGTGACATCGATTCTTCTCTTGTTGACCATTGCTAAGACATCGCGGCCGGTATCCAAGTCTCTGTTTGAGTCGGTGAACATCCCGGCAGCGATTGTAATGGGCGCATTCTTGATTGTGATGCTCGTTACAATCGTCGAGTTCCCGTCTGTTGGTACTGACCAAGTACAATCTGCTTGGGGTAATCCGGCAGTGACTCAGTACTACATTGAGAACGCATACAGTGATACTGGCGTTGAAAATGCAGTAACTGCCGTTTTAGCTGGGTATCGAGGATTCGATACGTTTGGTGAAGCCGTCGTTGTCTTTGCCGCTGGTGTAGCCG
- the mnhG gene encoding monovalent cation/H(+) antiporter subunit G produces the protein MIDLAYLTLIIACVILGVLFTLVSATGVIRLPDIYSRAHTASQADTLGAGFALAGVTLAAIELGWGSPTVKTVLLLFFIFITNPTAAHAIARAANEKGIVPWREDDTKDDTELVQAVEPDGGYVESSQSNAGGDHK, from the coding sequence ATGATCGATCTGGCATATCTTACGCTGATTATCGCCTGTGTTATCCTTGGTGTTCTGTTCACACTGGTTTCAGCGACTGGTGTAATACGTCTTCCAGATATATATTCTCGTGCTCACACTGCTTCACAGGCTGATACACTCGGTGCGGGATTTGCACTTGCCGGAGTTACGCTCGCAGCGATTGAATTAGGCTGGGGGTCTCCTACTGTAAAAACCGTTCTGCTGTTGTTCTTCATTTTCATTACCAATCCAACGGCAGCGCATGCCATTGCTCGTGCCGCAAATGAAAAAGGGATCGTCCCATGGCGAGAGGACGATACGAAGGACGACACTGAGCTGGTCCAAGCAGTCGAGCCTGATGGCGGGTACGTCGAATCGTCCCAGTCTAACGCTGGAGGTGATCACAAATGA
- a CDS encoding cation:proton antiporter, translating into MIDVSNEIIQTLFLAAAAIFIILAIAMFYRAIKGPTVPDRVLAVNVLGTNTVVVLALLSVGLGEPSLLDIALIYALLNFLMAIAFSKFSVERGGVL; encoded by the coding sequence ATGATTGATGTAAGTAATGAAATCATCCAAACGCTGTTCCTTGCAGCAGCAGCGATTTTTATTATTCTTGCCATTGCAATGTTCTATCGAGCAATCAAGGGTCCGACAGTGCCTGATCGTGTACTTGCGGTTAATGTCCTCGGCACGAACACTGTCGTTGTGCTTGCTCTGTTGTCTGTTGGTCTTGGCGAGCCATCACTACTTGATATCGCGCTGATCTACGCACTCCTTAATTTCCTGATGGCCATTGCCTTCTCGAAGTTCTCCGTCGAGCGAGGTGGTGTGCTATGA
- a CDS encoding monovalent cation/H+ antiporter subunit E, which produces MVQERLLVPVSESSTLRDTVQHVAATVADADSGYIQFVFVHPPTDSVEEMRSERFEYADEVLSKAKAWAREDTEDIRDRVTIETAHIGTEEYLFDPADVAEAIRRTTRDNNIDRVVLDPEYDPAIGVPMLRPLKEELQAKGVTVREAPSPKETRRVPFVGGTTPARIGVLFAVSFVFYQVLGGSFYWFDIVTGAISGIIVAVGLSRVSLGRDPSLQSPIRLLRAIPYGIYLLWEIFKSNIRVAAVILDPRLPIEPRVLEYRPAVRGALPTTTLANSITLTPGTLTVRVTGRKLVIHTLVPWARDGIRDGGLERAVRFVFYGRKSADIGTPEERNDVSMVERDGSESKSEGDQS; this is translated from the coding sequence ATGGTTCAAGAACGACTGCTCGTCCCGGTATCCGAGTCATCCACGCTGCGTGATACAGTACAGCATGTCGCAGCAACAGTCGCGGATGCTGATTCCGGCTACATTCAGTTTGTGTTTGTTCATCCGCCGACTGATAGCGTTGAGGAGATGCGATCTGAACGGTTTGAATATGCAGATGAAGTGTTGTCGAAAGCCAAGGCGTGGGCTCGCGAAGACACTGAAGACATTCGTGATCGCGTCACAATTGAAACGGCTCATATCGGGACTGAAGAATATCTCTTTGATCCGGCCGATGTCGCGGAAGCAATCCGTCGGACAACGCGTGATAATAATATTGATCGTGTTGTTCTCGATCCAGAATACGATCCGGCAATTGGCGTTCCAATGTTGCGTCCGCTTAAGGAGGAGCTACAAGCCAAAGGCGTAACTGTCCGAGAAGCGCCATCGCCGAAGGAAACGCGGCGAGTTCCATTCGTCGGTGGCACGACACCAGCACGTATCGGCGTGCTGTTTGCTGTGTCATTCGTCTTTTATCAGGTTCTTGGCGGGTCGTTCTACTGGTTTGATATCGTTACCGGTGCCATTAGTGGGATTATTGTCGCAGTTGGACTCTCTCGTGTGTCTCTTGGCCGAGATCCATCGTTGCAGAGCCCAATCCGACTTCTCCGTGCGATCCCATACGGAATCTATCTTCTCTGGGAAATCTTCAAATCAAATATCCGCGTTGCTGCGGTTATCTTGGATCCACGACTCCCAATTGAACCCAGAGTGCTCGAATACCGTCCAGCCGTTCGTGGAGCACTGCCAACGACAACGCTTGCAAATAGTATCACCCTTACCCCCGGAACTTTGACTGTGCGAGTTACCGGTCGTAAACTGGTAATTCATACCCTCGTTCCGTGGGCCCGCGACGGCATCCGTGATGGAGGCCTTGAGCGTGCTGTCCGTTTTGTGTTTTATGGACGCAAATCGGCGGATATTGGGACACCAGAAGAGCGTAATGATGTTTCCATGGTTGAACGCGATGGATCAGAATCGAAGTCAGAAGGTGATCAGTCATGA
- the coaBC gene encoding bifunctional phosphopantothenoylcysteine decarboxylase/phosphopantothenate--cysteine ligase CoaBC, with amino-acid sequence MLSDVNVALGVTGSVAAVRVVELAHELRRRGATVRPIMTSAATNIIHPWAAEFGTEHTPITEITGAVEHVELCGRDGWADVLLIAPATANTIGKIAAGIDDTPVTTAATTAIGADVPVVIAPAMHEPMYDHPGVLDAIDTLESWDIPFVAPRVEENKAKMATVDTIALETACAATPDSLADTEILLTTGGTAERIDPIRVLTNRSSGQMGRAIARSCYIRGADLTVVHGSISMRHPSTSGLDERYADPDLPYASVIEVETAVEMRNAVFDHIDTADCFISAAAISDYTIDTRDEKLKSGPERTLQLHPTPKLVDQVRDEYPDLPIVGFKTETTTDSTALIEAAKETMERAELDCVIANDASVMGAQSAHVHVVTDSITTEYSGDKSTVGDGIAAEISAIV; translated from the coding sequence ATGCTCTCTGACGTTAACGTTGCCTTGGGTGTCACCGGCAGTGTGGCGGCTGTTCGCGTCGTCGAACTTGCACATGAGCTCCGTCGTCGCGGTGCCACCGTTCGCCCGATCATGACTTCAGCAGCAACAAATATTATCCATCCATGGGCTGCTGAGTTCGGTACTGAACATACTCCAATTACTGAAATCACAGGGGCAGTTGAACATGTCGAGCTATGCGGTCGCGACGGATGGGCTGATGTACTCTTGATTGCCCCGGCAACCGCAAATACTATTGGCAAAATCGCCGCTGGTATTGATGATACTCCTGTCACTACAGCAGCAACCACAGCAATCGGCGCAGATGTCCCTGTTGTTATCGCGCCGGCCATGCATGAACCAATGTACGACCATCCAGGCGTCCTTGATGCGATTGATACGCTTGAATCGTGGGACATCCCATTCGTTGCTCCTCGCGTTGAGGAAAATAAAGCTAAAATGGCAACCGTCGATACGATAGCACTGGAAACTGCCTGTGCAGCCACTCCAGACTCTCTCGCTGACACGGAGATTCTTCTGACAACAGGGGGAACTGCCGAACGTATCGATCCAATTCGTGTGCTCACAAACCGGTCTTCTGGACAGATGGGTCGTGCAATTGCCCGATCCTGCTATATTCGAGGTGCTGATCTGACGGTTGTACATGGGTCAATTAGCATGCGCCACCCATCGACAAGTGGACTCGATGAGCGTTACGCTGATCCGGACCTCCCATATGCGTCTGTTATCGAGGTTGAGACTGCTGTTGAGATGCGAAATGCTGTTTTTGATCATATTGACACTGCTGATTGTTTCATTTCCGCGGCTGCGATTAGTGATTACACTATCGACACTCGGGATGAAAAACTCAAGTCAGGCCCCGAACGCACGTTACAGCTGCACCCTACCCCCAAACTCGTCGATCAAGTCCGAGACGAATATCCTGACCTCCCGATTGTCGGCTTTAAGACTGAAACAACAACCGACAGTACGGCCCTGATTGAAGCTGCCAAAGAGACAATGGAACGGGCAGAACTTGACTGTGTTATTGCAAACGATGCAAGCGTCATGGGTGCCCAGTCTGCACATGTACATGTCGTGACTGATTCAATCACCACTGAATATAGCGGCGATAAATCAACCGTTGGTGACGGTATAGCGGCGGAAATTTCTGCTATCGTATAG
- a CDS encoding uS10/mL48 family ribosomal protein: MSFVTTLKLESGDRAVLDRIVEEIQTTAKQKGAELNGPHTFSPEEYSVPQYGDYNSNGRFGTWEYTVYRRELSLVGHQQLASKILSWDFPDAIRVEAEVEQI, from the coding sequence ATGAGCTTCGTAACGACGCTGAAACTAGAGAGTGGAGACCGGGCGGTGCTTGACCGGATTGTTGAAGAGATCCAGACGACAGCAAAGCAAAAAGGGGCTGAGCTCAACGGACCACATACATTCTCTCCAGAAGAATACTCGGTACCACAGTACGGCGACTACAACAGCAACGGTCGGTTCGGCACGTGGGAATATACGGTGTATCGGCGAGAGCTTAGTTTAGTCGGCCACCAACAGTTAGCAAGCAAAATTCTTTCGTGGGATTTCCCCGATGCAATCCGTGTCGAAGCAGAAGTCGAGCAGATATAA
- a CDS encoding geranylgeranyl reductase family protein, producing MPEYDVVVVGAGTAGCYAAATTARAGLETVILERKSEENAGVIACGDALKGASEFPESIPFEQIEPAFTNTDVDHGRFEIPQEDTVLEIPIPGDLAVIDRPEYGRRLIEGATNAGATIEYNTVVNDVVQDDDGTVTGVHAVQDNNSTTYEADVVIDAGGSLSILQDKADLTDTTFDTNVQSKQFCSGYREVIEVDEPVDYSDALVFRPAKRSAGYVWYFPRSETKINAGLGFQMTEEPMKLVEDLRENIQKRPELQGGTVTSKLGASMPTRRPYDSAVAPGFIAAGDAAGHVNPTTGGGIAGAAYAGVYAGEAVIDALENGAPTEEALWEYNERVMEHFGARYAALDVYNILSTAVDTDEMMKLLAVMPGEKIAESLYSGSADLSPRLVAEAAVKTFGHWGKIYKLFKTKQRADQILEHYEDYPESPNLLPFWQERRDTIMDAVYETTGADPKY from the coding sequence ATGCCAGAGTACGATGTCGTTGTTGTTGGAGCAGGCACCGCTGGCTGCTATGCTGCTGCTACAACCGCGCGTGCCGGGCTCGAAACAGTTATCCTTGAACGGAAATCCGAAGAAAATGCTGGCGTTATCGCATGTGGCGACGCACTCAAGGGTGCATCAGAATTTCCTGAATCGATCCCCTTCGAACAGATTGAGCCAGCCTTCACAAATACTGATGTTGACCATGGCCGATTTGAAATCCCACAGGAAGATACTGTCTTAGAGATTCCAATCCCTGGCGATCTTGCGGTTATCGATAGACCAGAATACGGCCGCCGCCTCATCGAGGGTGCAACGAACGCTGGCGCAACAATTGAATATAATACTGTTGTCAATGATGTTGTTCAGGACGATGACGGCACGGTGACCGGCGTCCATGCTGTTCAGGATAACAACTCAACAACCTATGAAGCTGATGTTGTTATCGATGCTGGTGGATCTCTATCTATCCTTCAGGATAAAGCTGATCTCACTGATACTACATTCGATACAAACGTTCAATCCAAGCAATTTTGCTCTGGTTATCGTGAGGTTATCGAAGTTGATGAACCAGTTGACTACAGCGATGCCTTAGTGTTCAGGCCAGCCAAACGATCTGCTGGATACGTCTGGTATTTCCCCCGTTCCGAAACAAAGATCAATGCTGGGCTTGGCTTCCAAATGACCGAGGAGCCGATGAAACTTGTTGAAGATCTTCGGGAGAATATTCAGAAACGCCCTGAATTACAGGGGGGTACAGTAACAAGCAAACTTGGTGCTTCAATGCCAACGCGACGTCCATATGATTCGGCTGTTGCTCCCGGATTTATCGCAGCCGGTGACGCTGCTGGTCACGTCAATCCAACGACCGGTGGTGGTATCGCTGGTGCAGCATATGCAGGCGTCTACGCTGGTGAGGCAGTTATTGATGCGCTAGAAAATGGCGCCCCAACAGAAGAAGCGCTATGGGAGTACAACGAGCGTGTCATGGAGCATTTCGGTGCTCGATATGCTGCGCTGGATGTCTACAATATTCTCTCAACGGCTGTTGACACTGATGAAATGATGAAATTGCTTGCAGTGATGCCTGGCGAGAAGATTGCTGAATCGCTTTATTCCGGGTCTGCTGATCTATCGCCACGCCTTGTAGCTGAGGCTGCTGTCAAGACATTTGGCCACTGGGGGAAAATCTACAAGTTGTTCAAAACCAAACAGCGAGCAGACCAGATACTCGAACATTACGAAGATTATCCAGAGTCCCCGAATTTACTTCCGTTCTGGCAAGAACGCCGTGATACCATCATGGATGCTGTCTACGAGACGACCGGCGCAGATCCAAAATACTGA
- a CDS encoding ABC transporter ATP-binding protein: protein MAAIEITNLSKHFGDVVAVDELDLTVEEGEIFGFLGPNGAGKSTTIDIILDFVRPTSGQVTVLGHDAQKEGLQIRQQTGVLPDAYHVYNRLTGRQHLEFAIELKGTDDDPMELLERVGIAEAADRKAGGYSKGMKQRLMLAIALLGKPDLLILDEPSTGLDPNGAKEIRDIIRQEKARGATVFFSSHVMEQVEAVCDRVGIINRGQLVALDNVEGLRAAKGAGETLYLQVKTLSEAVLRKITDVDGVELATIDDRRVRVMVGDRSKFEVLDDIDEITTVEDFSVVTSSLGDLFIQYTNETQEVQR, encoded by the coding sequence ATGGCAGCAATTGAGATTACCAACCTTTCAAAGCACTTCGGCGATGTCGTTGCCGTAGACGAACTAGATTTAACCGTAGAGGAAGGTGAGATATTCGGCTTTCTTGGGCCCAACGGAGCGGGAAAATCAACGACAATAGACATCATTCTGGATTTTGTTCGACCCACTTCCGGGCAAGTAACGGTACTAGGTCACGACGCGCAGAAAGAGGGGCTTCAAATCAGACAACAAACAGGAGTCCTTCCAGACGCATACCATGTTTACAATCGACTGACTGGCCGACAGCATCTTGAGTTTGCTATTGAACTCAAAGGGACTGACGATGACCCAATGGAACTACTCGAGCGTGTTGGGATCGCTGAAGCTGCCGACCGGAAAGCTGGCGGCTACTCAAAAGGGATGAAACAGCGACTTATGTTAGCCATCGCACTATTGGGAAAACCTGATTTGCTGATTTTGGACGAACCGTCGACTGGACTTGATCCCAACGGGGCAAAAGAAATCCGCGATATCATCCGACAGGAAAAAGCCCGCGGTGCAACGGTCTTTTTTTCTAGCCACGTGATGGAACAGGTCGAAGCCGTCTGCGATCGTGTAGGGATCATTAACCGGGGACAGTTGGTGGCTCTGGATAATGTTGAAGGATTGCGGGCCGCCAAAGGGGCCGGCGAGACGCTATACTTACAAGTCAAGACTCTCTCAGAGGCCGTTCTCAGGAAGATTACTGATGTTGATGGTGTCGAGTTGGCCACCATCGACGATAGACGAGTACGCGTAATGGTTGGGGACCGATCAAAGTTTGAAGTGTTAGACGACATCGACGAAATCACCACAGTTGAGGACTTTTCCGTGGTGACATCGTCGCTTGGTGATCTTTTTATCCAGTACACTAACGAGACACAGGAGGTGCAAAGATGA
- a CDS encoding ABC transporter permease, whose amino-acid sequence MKALTVAKKDFRDASQSRALWALVGIFVVLMLILAYAVVEAPEVIGISDEVGFDDLLFMTSAFVALFVPLAAIIVCYKSIAGERELGSIKIIMSLPTTRQDVFFGKVLGRGAVITTALAVAVLIGLGFGSVLLGTVDIVAVLVFLLLTIFFAIVYASIMVSLSASTGSTVRATTYTLGFFAVFELLWDAIPLAIVYVVEGFQMPTALPDWFTTVLMVSPSTGYFSAVNAFVPGIDSETTGGGGEAGVEVDTAYGDAIYAQPEVGLLFLVVWMAISLAVGYSRFTRADL is encoded by the coding sequence ATGAAAGCCCTAACAGTCGCAAAGAAAGACTTTAGGGATGCATCTCAGTCACGAGCACTGTGGGCACTGGTTGGTATATTTGTTGTCCTTATGCTAATCCTCGCATATGCTGTTGTCGAAGCACCAGAGGTAATTGGCATCTCTGATGAGGTAGGGTTTGACGACCTGTTATTTATGACATCAGCGTTTGTTGCGCTGTTTGTACCGCTGGCCGCCATTATTGTCTGTTATAAGTCTATAGCCGGCGAGCGGGAACTTGGGAGTATCAAGATAATAATGTCCTTACCAACGACCCGTCAGGACGTGTTCTTCGGGAAAGTGCTTGGTCGGGGTGCTGTTATCACCACAGCACTCGCGGTAGCAGTACTTATTGGATTAGGATTTGGATCGGTGCTGCTTGGCACGGTCGATATCGTCGCAGTGCTTGTATTTCTACTGCTCACGATATTTTTCGCAATTGTCTATGCGAGTATAATGGTTAGTCTCTCAGCGAGTACTGGATCAACAGTCCGGGCAACAACCTATACGCTCGGATTTTTTGCTGTGTTTGAGTTGCTTTGGGATGCGATTCCACTAGCAATTGTATATGTCGTTGAAGGGTTTCAGATGCCGACAGCATTACCTGACTGGTTTACCACAGTTCTCATGGTTTCTCCATCAACAGGATACTTTTCAGCGGTCAATGCATTTGTTCCGGGAATCGACTCTGAAACCACTGGTGGCGGAGGTGAAGCTGGAGTTGAAGTCGATACAGCATACGGCGACGCAATATACGCTCAGCCTGAGGTTGGACTGCTCTTTCTGGTAGTTTGGATGGCTATTTCACTGGCTGTAGGGTATTCTCGATTCACGCGAGCGGATCTGTGA
- a CDS encoding 2Fe-2S iron-sulfur cluster-binding protein: MTEYTVEFVGANETITVSDKETILSRCIEEGINQEYSCRVGTCLACSAEIIEGQVAQPAARGFTDKEKENYALTCMARPQSDLKLEMGVYPPSIEDDVETGAVADD, translated from the coding sequence ATGACTGAGTACACGGTAGAATTCGTTGGTGCCAACGAGACGATTACCGTCTCAGATAAGGAGACAATTTTGAGTCGCTGTATTGAAGAAGGAATTAACCAAGAGTACTCCTGCCGAGTTGGTACCTGTCTGGCCTGTTCTGCTGAGATTATCGAAGGGCAAGTAGCTCAGCCAGCTGCTCGGGGATTCACAGATAAAGAGAAAGAAAACTATGCATTAACCTGTATGGCACGGCCACAATCTGATTTGAAACTTGAAATGGGTGTGTATCCACCAAGCATTGAGGACGACGTCGAAACAGGCGCGGTTGCTGATGACTGA
- a CDS encoding orotate phosphoribosyltransferase-like protein, with protein sequence MKNVDDLIDNATTLADQGRSTGEIADELNVSRETASWLVDRAANQESESIDTTRSDDIHIDWSTIGKSSTRMNYIGAAMADLLADYDATTVVGIEKAGVPLATVVAQECDHDLAAYAPRKHRLESDTGSATENVRGTFSRNFATIEGERCVIVDDAITSGTTITEAVQSVREHGGNPVACAVLADKRGLGSVEDVPVHSMLQIISVGGQS encoded by the coding sequence ATGAAAAACGTAGACGATTTGATCGATAATGCGACGACACTTGCGGATCAGGGTCGTTCAACGGGTGAAATTGCTGATGAGCTTAATGTATCAAGAGAGACCGCAAGCTGGCTTGTTGATCGGGCAGCTAATCAGGAGTCAGAATCCATCGATACGACCCGATCGGATGACATCCACATCGACTGGAGCACAATCGGAAAGAGTAGCACGCGGATGAACTATATTGGTGCTGCGATGGCCGATCTGCTTGCTGATTACGATGCAACAACCGTCGTTGGTATTGAGAAGGCGGGTGTTCCTTTGGCGACCGTGGTTGCACAGGAGTGTGATCACGATCTTGCTGCGTATGCTCCCAGAAAGCACCGACTCGAATCCGATACAGGAAGCGCTACCGAAAATGTTCGTGGGACATTTTCCAGAAACTTTGCTACTATTGAGGGTGAGCGCTGTGTTATTGTCGATGACGCTATCACATCAGGCACCACGATCACCGAAGCTGTGCAGTCGGTTCGTGAGCATGGTGGTAATCCTGTTGCCTGTGCTGTCTTGGCTGACAAGCGCGGACTTGGATCTGTCGAGGATGTTCCGGTCCATTCAATGTTGCAGATTATCTCAGTTGGCGGTCAGTCGTAA
- a CDS encoding aldo/keto reductase — MTIPATDRVPAVNGIPAFGLGTWQNTDPEACTNSVKRAIEMGYRHIDTAQVYENEQAVGKGIAQASVSRDELFIATKVWIDNLAHDDVIESTKESLSRLQLDTVDLLYVHWPAGAYDPEETLPAFDELYSDGYINGIGVSNFEPRHLDQARDILDTPIMANQVECHPMLQQPELREYADQHGHALVAYSPLARGGVFENDTIVSIAESHGVSAAQVSIAWLLEQGTVPIPKATSKDHIEDNYEALTLELSNEEIERINNISERERKVDPDFAPW; from the coding sequence ATGACTATTCCTGCTACGGATCGTGTTCCAGCAGTTAATGGCATTCCAGCATTTGGCCTTGGAACATGGCAGAATACAGATCCTGAAGCGTGTACGAACAGTGTCAAAAGAGCAATTGAGATGGGATATCGGCACATCGACACTGCACAGGTATACGAAAACGAACAGGCAGTTGGAAAGGGCATTGCACAAGCGTCAGTTTCCCGTGACGAGCTGTTTATTGCGACAAAGGTTTGGATTGACAACCTTGCGCACGACGACGTGATCGAGTCAACAAAAGAGAGCCTTTCTCGGTTACAATTGGATACCGTCGATCTGCTATATGTCCACTGGCCAGCTGGTGCGTATGATCCAGAAGAAACCCTTCCAGCGTTTGATGAACTCTATTCAGATGGCTACATCAATGGTATCGGTGTTAGCAACTTTGAACCTCGCCACTTAGATCAAGCCCGTGACATCCTTGATACTCCGATTATGGCTAATCAGGTTGAATGCCATCCAATGCTTCAACAGCCTGAGCTCCGCGAATACGCAGACCAGCATGGACATGCACTTGTCGCTTATTCTCCGCTTGCTCGTGGTGGTGTGTTTGAGAATGATACAATTGTGTCAATCGCTGAGTCCCATGGTGTTAGTGCCGCTCAAGTCAGCATTGCTTGGCTCTTGGAACAGGGAACTGTTCCGATCCCCAAAGCGACCAGTAAAGATCACATCGAAGATAATTACGAAGCATTGACGCTTGAGCTATCCAACGAGGAAATTGAACGTATCAACAACATCTCTGAACGAGAACGGAAAGTCGATCCTGATTTTGCACCGTGGTAG
- a CDS encoding geranylgeranyl reductase family protein yields the protein MTTESRDIIVVGAGTAGCFAAATAAQEGMDVLVLERKTQENAGYIPCADAIKGTSTFPDVIDREYLKDESFTNQNIRRGIFGDPGSPDAVDITFHETTGAVVDRKRYGEVLIEEAERLGADIQYETVVNDVIQDDDGTVVGVKGVHAGDHREYRSDVVIDGTGALSILQEKADFSGTHFDTDVQAKQFCAAYREVLQLDEPVDYHDAIVFKPTAELGYLWYFPRTPTEINVGLGYQMTEEPVKLAEELRRDIKRRPEFRNATVKNKLGAAVPTRRPFDSAVAPGFIAAGDAAGHVNPTTGGGIPGAAKAGTWAAQQAVEAISNGDVSEPALWDYNAKVMRSFGKRFAAMDLYNIWGTAHEIDELVDIVTAMPGQQLIDALGKKGTSSFDVPLMARILLETFGHWKLLYELYHVHEQANNIKQVYNEYPSRPDDLHYWQDRRDAVYDKVYDLTGADPKY from the coding sequence ATGACAACCGAGTCCCGTGATATTATCGTCGTTGGTGCGGGAACGGCCGGATGCTTTGCCGCAGCAACGGCCGCTCAAGAAGGAATGGATGTGCTGGTTCTTGAACGAAAAACGCAGGAGAACGCCGGTTATATCCCCTGTGCTGATGCAATCAAAGGGACAAGTACGTTTCCCGATGTCATAGACCGTGAATATCTCAAAGACGAATCATTCACCAACCAGAATATTCGGCGCGGAATCTTTGGTGATCCTGGTTCTCCCGATGCTGTTGACATCACATTTCATGAAACAACTGGTGCCGTTGTTGACCGTAAGCGGTACGGAGAAGTCCTGATTGAAGAGGCAGAGCGACTCGGTGCAGATATCCAGTACGAAACGGTCGTCAATGATGTCATTCAGGATGACGATGGAACGGTTGTTGGCGTTAAAGGCGTTCACGCAGGTGATCACAGAGAGTATCGCTCCGATGTTGTGATTGACGGGACTGGGGCACTTTCAATTCTCCAAGAAAAAGCCGACTTCTCTGGAACACACTTTGATACAGATGTCCAAGCCAAACAGTTCTGTGCTGCTTACAGAGAAGTCTTGCAACTTGATGAACCGGTTGATTATCATGATGCGATTGTGTTTAAACCCACTGCTGAACTTGGTTACTTGTGGTATTTCCCTCGCACCCCTACCGAGATTAACGTCGGTCTCGGCTACCAGATGACCGAAGAACCAGTGAAACTGGCCGAGGAACTCCGCCGTGATATTAAACGTCGACCGGAATTCAGGAATGCCACCGTAAAGAACAAACTTGGTGCAGCGGTTCCGACGCGTCGACCGTTTGACTCTGCAGTTGCTCCGGGATTTATTGCTGCTGGAGACGCTGCTGGCCATGTCAACCCAACGACCGGTGGTGGCATTCCGGGAGCTGCTAAAGCAGGTACGTGGGCAGCTCAACAGGCTGTCGAGGCTATCTCAAACGGTGATGTTTCTGAACCAGCACTGTGGGATTACAATGCTAAGGTTATGCGCTCTTTCGGCAAACGGTTTGCTGCGATGGACTTGTACAACATCTGGGGCACAGCCCACGAGATCGACGAGCTAGTGGATATTGTCACCGCGATGCCGGGTCAGCAACTCATCGATGCGCTCGGAAAGAAGGGTACTTCGTCGTTCGATGTTCCACTTATGGCCCGGATTCTGCTAGAAACGTTCGGACACTGGAAACTTCTGTATGAGCTGTACCATGTCCATGAACAAGCTAATAACATCAAACAAGTCTACAACGAGTACCCATCACGACCAGATGATCTTCACTACTGGCAAGATCGTCGTGATGCTGTCTATGACAAAGTATACGACCTAACGGGTGCAGATCCGAAATACTAA